A single region of the Bacteroidota bacterium genome encodes:
- a CDS encoding cytochrome c oxidase subunit 3 family protein, producing MSEAAVHGDGHGHDDHDHPPFLAHHFDDPEQQYDSGKLGMWLFLVTEILFFSGMFCAYALYRSIHPEV from the coding sequence ATGTCAGAAGCAGCGGTACATGGTGATGGACACGGTCATGACGATCATGATCACCCGCCTTTCTTGGCACACCACTTTGATGACCCCGAGCAGCAGTATGACTCTGGCAAGCTGGGTATGTGGCTATTCCTAGTCACAGAAATCCTGTTCTTCAGCGGGATGTTCTGTGCCTATGCCTTGTACCGAAGTATCCATCCAGAAGTTT